The Prunus persica cultivar Lovell chromosome G7, Prunus_persica_NCBIv2, whole genome shotgun sequence genome has a segment encoding these proteins:
- the LOC18770844 gene encoding B3 domain-containing protein At2g36080, which translates to MSINHFSSDHPETQWWPNTAHQQQQDPSRPHFLPQFYQDTHHHNYQAWLNSQEQPTPMSPTPPTPTTLNFNLNQNDAESDHANQLQHHLLLQSSPPLDDHDEENEPMFEKPLTPSDVGKLNRLVIPKQHAEKYFPLGGGDSGLLLSFEDESGKSWRFRYSYWNSSQSYVLTKGWSRYVKEKRLDAGDVVLFERRRSHTDRLFIGWRRRSAAATPSAHDSGPGATQVNGGAGESSGSGSAGGWTRMFYSAPHHNSSDGGSSYPAHQYHNHSAAPYPPDCLHAAGSGVQNMSQTTSSVGSSKILRLFGVNLECQQQADHESEPSTPDGSSSLSMSSSQGPTPHHHLYPRAAYDYAADQRDFSFSRDGNPMRNRRG; encoded by the exons ATGTCCATAAACCACTTTTCCTCAGACCACCCAGAAACCCAGTGGTGGCCTAACACTGcccaccaacaacaacaagacCCCTCCAGACCCCATTTCCTCCCTCAATTTTATCAAGACACCCACCACCACAATTACCAGGCGTGGCTCAACTCCCAAGAACAACCCACACCCATGTCCCCTACTCCTCCCACCCCCACCACCCTCAATTTCAATCTCAACCAAAACGACGCCGAATCAGACCACGCCAACCAACTACagcaccacctcctcctccaatCCTCCCCGCCGCTCGACGACCACGACGAGGAGAACGAGCCCATGTTCGAGAAGCCCTTAACCCCTAGCGACGTCGGGAAGCTGAACCGCCTTGTCATCCCCAAGCAGCACGCGGAGAAATATTTCCCACTCGGTGGGGGCGACTCAGGGCTCCTGCTGAGTTTCGAGGACGAGTCGGGTAAGTCCTGGCGCTTCCGCTACTCCTACTGGAACAGCAGCCAGAGTTACGTCCTCACCAAAGGGTGGAGCCGCTACGTCAAGGAGAAGCGCCTCGACGCCggcgacgtcgttttgttcgAGCGCCGCCGCTCACACACCGACCGCCTCTTCATAGGCTGGAGGCGCCGCTCCGCTGCCGCCACTCCCTCGGCTCACGATAGCGGGCCTGGCGCTACGCAGGTTAACGGAGGAGCGGGCGAGAGCAGCGGCAGCGGCAGCGCGGGGGGCTGGACCAGGATGTTCTATTCTGCGCCGCATCATAATAGTAGTGATGGTGGTTCGTCTTATCCTGCGCACCAGTATCATAATCATAGTGCGGCGCCATACCCACCTGACTGTCTTCATGCAGCAG GGTCTGGTGTCCAGAACATgagtcaaacgacgtcgtcgGTTGGGAGCTCGAAGATACTGAGGCTGTTTGGGGTGAACTTGGAGTGCCAGCAGCAGGCTGACCACGAGTCCGAGCCATCCACACCCGATGGCTCGTCGTCTTTGTCCATGTCATCGAGCCAGGGTCCAACCCCACACCACCACTTGTACCCCCGAGCTGCTTATGACTATGCTGCAGACCAGAGG GATTTCAGTTTCTCCCGAGATGGGAACCCCATGAGAAATCGCCGAGGATAA